From the Solanum lycopersicum chromosome 10, SLM_r2.1 genome, one window contains:
- the LOC101254136 gene encoding uncharacterized protein isoform X1 yields MRKWSMVEELEKVEISEEGNHGERDSLKIVAVLRRFVGVQQRRAEAYARLKRGFEDYMASGVESTYQQLCSEITDEFNDCSKQVLEMESQFLTAHCFREDLSLLLRSVQNQEKMKLQLTATIQVLKRAGRPSERPVSHENCRFSKPTGHECVHIQKITEASGTEEAEADAEFDNALKEAINGVQDAVTAINDHLEEVRYEIAALED; encoded by the exons ATGAGGAAGTGGAGCATGGTTGAAGAATTGGAGAAGGTAGAAATTTCGGAGGAAGGTAATCATGGAGAGAGGGATTCATTGAAAATTGTGGCAGTGCTTCGAAGATTTGTGGGTGTGCAGCAACGCAGAGCCGAAGCTTATGCGAGGCTGAAGCG AGGATTTGAAGATTATATGGCTTCAGGAGTAGAATCAACTTACCAACAGCTATGCAGTGAGATCACTGATGAATTTAATGATTGCTCAAAGCAG GTCCTTGAGATGGAGTCTCAGTTTCTAACTGCCCATTGCTTCCGAGAAGATCTGTCTCTACTTTTGAGATCtgttcaaaatcaagaaaagatgaAGCTGCAACTG ACCGCCACAATACAAGTCTTGAAAAGAGCTGGCCGCCCCTCGGAGCGTCCAGTGAGTCATGAAAATTGTAGATTTAGTAAGCCAACTGGACATGAATGCGTGCATATCCAGAAGATAACCGAAGCTTCAGGCACTGAAGAAGCAGAAGCTGATGCTGAATTTGATAATGCTCTCAAGGAGGCTATCAATGGTGTTCAAGATGCAGTGACGGCAATAAATGACCATTTGGAAGAAGTTAGGTATGAGATTGCAGCACTTGAAGACTAA
- the LOC101254136 gene encoding uncharacterized protein isoform X2, whose protein sequence is MRKWSMVEELEKVEISEEGNHGERDSLKIVAVLRRFVGVQQRRAEAYARLKRGFEDYMASGVESTYQQLCSEITDEFNDCSKQTATIQVLKRAGRPSERPVSHENCRFSKPTGHECVHIQKITEASGTEEAEADAEFDNALKEAINGVQDAVTAINDHLEEVRYEIAALED, encoded by the exons ATGAGGAAGTGGAGCATGGTTGAAGAATTGGAGAAGGTAGAAATTTCGGAGGAAGGTAATCATGGAGAGAGGGATTCATTGAAAATTGTGGCAGTGCTTCGAAGATTTGTGGGTGTGCAGCAACGCAGAGCCGAAGCTTATGCGAGGCTGAAGCG AGGATTTGAAGATTATATGGCTTCAGGAGTAGAATCAACTTACCAACAGCTATGCAGTGAGATCACTGATGAATTTAATGATTGCTCAAAGCAG ACCGCCACAATACAAGTCTTGAAAAGAGCTGGCCGCCCCTCGGAGCGTCCAGTGAGTCATGAAAATTGTAGATTTAGTAAGCCAACTGGACATGAATGCGTGCATATCCAGAAGATAACCGAAGCTTCAGGCACTGAAGAAGCAGAAGCTGATGCTGAATTTGATAATGCTCTCAAGGAGGCTATCAATGGTGTTCAAGATGCAGTGACGGCAATAAATGACCATTTGGAAGAAGTTAGGTATGAGATTGCAGCACTTGAAGACTAA